Sequence from the Burkholderia sp. GAS332 genome:
TCGACGAAGAAGTGACGCCCTCGCGCGGCGACTATCTGACGATGAGCATTTACGAGCCGATTGGTGTGATCGCGGCCATTACGCCGTGGAATTCGCCGATTGCGTCCGACGCACAGAAACTGGCGCCGGCACTGGCAGGCGGTAACGCCGTGGTGTTGAAGCCCGCTGAGGTCACGCCGTTGGTGTCGCTTGCGTTGGCTCGTATCTGCGAAGAAGCCGGTGTGCCGAAGGGTGTGATCAGTGTGGTGCCAGGTAAGGGTTCGGTGATCGGCGACGTGCTGGTGCGCCATCCGTTGGTGAAGAAAGTGTCGTTCACCGGTGGCACGGAAGTGGGTCGTGGCATCGCGCGCATTGCGGCGGACAAGCTGATGCCCGTGTCGCTGGAGCTCGGCGGCAAATCGCCAACCATCGTGTTCGACGACGCCGATCTCGATCATGCCGTGAACGGCGTGCTGTACGGCATTTTCAGTTCGTCGGGCGAAGCGTGCATCGCGGGTTCGCGCCTGTTCGTGCAGCGCTCGATCTACGACGCGTTCATGAAGCGCCTCGCGGAAGGCGCACGCAAGCTGCGCGTCGGCGATCCGTCGCGTGCGGAAACGCAGATGGGTCCGCTGATTACAGCAGCGCATCGCGAAACCGTCGAACGTTACGTCGCATTGGGTCTGGAAGAAGGCGGCCGCCTGCTGTGCGGCGGCGAACGTCCGGTTGGCGATGGCCGTGAAGCAGGCACCTACTTCCAGCCGACGATACTCGAAGGTCTCACGAACGACGCCCGCATCTGCCAGGAAGAAATCTTCGGCCCGGTGCTGGTCGCGATGCCATTCGACGACGAAGCATCGCTGCTGAAAGAAGCGAACAATAGTGTGTTCGGCCTCGCCGCCGGCATCTGGACGCGCGATTACAAACGCGCCTACCGGATCGCCCGCGCGCTTGAGACCGGCACCGTGTGGATCAACACCTACAAGCTGTTCTCGATTTCGACGCCGTTTAGCGGCTGGAAGGAGAGCGGCATGGGACGCGAGAAAGGCCGTCTCGGCATCCGCGAATACATGCAACAGAAGAGCCTCTACTGGGGCTTGAACGACGCGCCGCTGGCGTGGGCGAACTAATACGCAAGATACGCAAGAGGCACGTTATGACGATTCTCGGCATTGAACAGATTATTTACGGTGTGACGGATCTTGCCACCAGTCGGCGGTTCTTCGCCGACTGGGGTTTGAAAGAGACCGCGCACGACGAAACGCACGCGCGCTTCGAAACGCTGAACGGCTGCACGATTCTCGCCGTCGATGCGAACGACCCGTCGCTGCCGCCCGCGTTCGAAGAAGGTCCGACGCTGCGTGAAGTGACCTGGGGTGTGGCAACCCAAACCGAACTCGACGAACTGCGCGGCCGCTTTGCCGGTCAGCCGGGCCACTTCGAAACGGAAGACGCGGTGGGTTGTATCGATCCGAACGGCATGGCGATTCGTGTGGAAGTGACCCGCAAGCGTGCGCTCGATATTCAGGGCTCGCCGTCCAACGTGTGGGGTCAGACGTTGCGCGTCGATCAACCGTCGCCGATTTACGAACGTGCCGAACCGGTTGAAGTGGGTCACGTGGTGTTCTTCACGAATCAACTCGCGGCACAGGAAAAGTTTTACCAGGAACTGCTCGGCTTCGAAATGTCGGACCGTTATCCGGGCCGCGGCGCGTTTATGCGCTGCGCACCGCACGGCGGCCACCACGACATCTTCCTGCTGGCCTTGCCTGGCGGTAAGCGCGGCCTGAATCACGTCGCGTTCACCGTCCGCGATATCCATGAAGTGTTCGGCGGCGGCATGCACGTCAGCCGGTGTGGTTGGGATACGCAGCTCGGTCCGGGGCGTCATCCGGTGTCGTCGGCGTACTTCTGGTACTTCCAGAATCCGGCCGGCGGCCTGATCGAGTACTACGCCGACGAAGACCAGCTCACGCCCGAATGGCAGCCGCGCGATTTCGAACCGGGTCCGACCGTGTTCGCCGAATGGGCGATCGACGGCGGCATCGACGGCAATACGCGTCGCCAGAAGAACGCGAAGGCGCCGGAAGGCAAGTTCATGACGGAGCGGAAAAATGACTGACGCTGCTGCTGAAAAGGCGCAAGCCGCGCATGCCGGACTCGAAGCGCCGCGCACGATCGTTGTGATCGGCGGTGGTCAGGCGGCGGGTTGGGTCGTGAAGACGTTGCGCAAGGAAGGCTTCGACGGCCGCCTCGTGATGATTGCCGACGAGATTCATTTGCCGTACGAGCGCCCGCCGCTGTCGAAGGCCGTACTGGCCGGTGAAGCGGATATTGAAACCGTGCGTCTCGTGACGCCCGACGATTTCGATGCGCTGAATGTCGAAGCATGGCAACCGGATTGCGCGACGTCGATCGATCGTGAACAGCGCATCGTGCGCACGCAGTCGGGCCGCGAAGTGCAGTACGACCGGCTGGTGATCGCAACGGGCGGCGCGGCGCGCCGTTTGCCGGAATCGTTGGTGAAGACCTCGCATATCACCTATCTGCGTACGCTCGACGAAGCCGTCGTTTTGGGCGAACGCCTGCGTGCAAGCAAGCGTGTGCTCGTGGTCGGCGGTGGCTGGATCGGCCTCGAAGTTGCGGCCACTGCGCGCAAGCTCGGTGTGGCAGCGACGGTAGTGGAAGGCGCGCCGCGTCTGTGCGCTCGCTCGTTGCCGCCGATGGTGTCGGATTTCCTGCTGCACCTGCATCGTGCGAACGGCGTGGACGTGCGCTTGAATGTATCGCTCGTGTCGATCGCGGATCATCCGAACGATGCTAACCGTATTCGCGCAACGTTCGCCGATGGTTCCACATTGGATGCTGACTTCGCGGTCGCCGGCATCGGCCTCACGCCGCATACGGCCCTGGCGGAAGCGGCGGGTATCAAGGTGGAAGACGGCATCGTCGTCGATCATTTCGGCGCGACCGACGATCCGCGCATCTTCGCCTGTGGCGACGTCGCGAATCATCCGAGCGCGTGGTTGAAGCGCCGCGTGCGGCTCGAATCGTGGGCCAACGCGCAGAACCAGGCGATCTCGGTGGCGAAGGCCTTGCTTGGCACCTTCGAACCGTACGCGGACATCCCGTGGTTCTGGTCCGATCAATACGACGTCAATCTGCAAATCCTCGGCGACATTCCGGGCGGTGCGCAACTCGCTGTGCGCGGTGATTTGCCGGGCAAACGCGCCACGCTTTTCCATCTGGAAGACGGCACGATTCGCGGCGTGATTGCCATCAACACGCCACGCGAACTGAAATTGTCGCGCAAGTGGATGAACCAGGGCCGCACCATCGACCTTGCCACCCTGACCGACGCCTCAACGGCACTTGCCTAACCATATTACGGACGGCACCACGGCATGAGAACCATCGACAACACCATGGGGGACCGCAGCAGCGCCGGTGTCTCAGGCCCCGTGACCCGGGGTTCGATCATCGCGCGTCTCGAGCGCTTGCCGAAGAATGCGATGCAGGTGCGCGCGCGCATACTGATCGGTCTCGCGACGTTCTTCGACGGCTTCGACGTGATCGCCATCGCAGCCACGCTGCCGATCCTGATTGCGAAATGGCATCTGACGCCGTGGGAAATTGGTTTCCTGATCGGCTCCGGTTCGATCGGGCAGTTGATCGGCGCGTTCGTGTTCC
This genomic interval carries:
- a CDS encoding betaine-aldehyde dehydrogenase, whose product is MTHFDTSLVPTGDIFIGGEWRQGRGNPYKSLYPADQSVNMEISTANADDAREAVEAADIAWRRADWSGLKPHQRALILYRIADLIMSRHEALAQLQRRDNGKPINETRVLVASAANTFRYFAACLETLDEEVTPSRGDYLTMSIYEPIGVIAAITPWNSPIASDAQKLAPALAGGNAVVLKPAEVTPLVSLALARICEEAGVPKGVISVVPGKGSVIGDVLVRHPLVKKVSFTGGTEVGRGIARIAADKLMPVSLELGGKSPTIVFDDADLDHAVNGVLYGIFSSSGEACIAGSRLFVQRSIYDAFMKRLAEGARKLRVGDPSRAETQMGPLITAAHRETVERYVALGLEEGGRLLCGGERPVGDGREAGTYFQPTILEGLTNDARICQEEIFGPVLVAMPFDDEASLLKEANNSVFGLAAGIWTRDYKRAYRIARALETGTVWINTYKLFSISTPFSGWKESGMGREKGRLGIREYMQQKSLYWGLNDAPLAWAN
- a CDS encoding Catechol-2,3-dioxygenase; its protein translation is MTILGIEQIIYGVTDLATSRRFFADWGLKETAHDETHARFETLNGCTILAVDANDPSLPPAFEEGPTLREVTWGVATQTELDELRGRFAGQPGHFETEDAVGCIDPNGMAIRVEVTRKRALDIQGSPSNVWGQTLRVDQPSPIYERAEPVEVGHVVFFTNQLAAQEKFYQELLGFEMSDRYPGRGAFMRCAPHGGHHDIFLLALPGGKRGLNHVAFTVRDIHEVFGGGMHVSRCGWDTQLGPGRHPVSSAYFWYFQNPAGGLIEYYADEDQLTPEWQPRDFEPGPTVFAEWAIDGGIDGNTRRQKNAKAPEGKFMTERKND
- a CDS encoding 3-phenylpropionate/trans-cinnamate dioxygenase ferredoxin reductase subunit produces the protein MTDAAAEKAQAAHAGLEAPRTIVVIGGGQAAGWVVKTLRKEGFDGRLVMIADEIHLPYERPPLSKAVLAGEADIETVRLVTPDDFDALNVEAWQPDCATSIDREQRIVRTQSGREVQYDRLVIATGGAARRLPESLVKTSHITYLRTLDEAVVLGERLRASKRVLVVGGGWIGLEVAATARKLGVAATVVEGAPRLCARSLPPMVSDFLLHLHRANGVDVRLNVSLVSIADHPNDANRIRATFADGSTLDADFAVAGIGLTPHTALAEAAGIKVEDGIVVDHFGATDDPRIFACGDVANHPSAWLKRRVRLESWANAQNQAISVAKALLGTFEPYADIPWFWSDQYDVNLQILGDIPGGAQLAVRGDLPGKRATLFHLEDGTIRGVIAINTPRELKLSRKWMNQGRTIDLATLTDASTALA